One Vicia villosa cultivar HV-30 ecotype Madison, WI linkage group LG5, Vvil1.0, whole genome shotgun sequence genomic window, CTTCAGCTATAGCATCAACCATTTCAAATCCCACCTGAATTAATCAAAACAGAGTCCAAATCAAATCAaactaatcaaaacaaaaagtaactCCAGCACATGAATATCCACATGATACTAACATTGTGGCGTGTAGCAGCGTACTTTTTACCGGGATTACCGAGGCCGACGATTAACCAGGGTTCATTCTTCTTCGACTTTGTGGGTTCAGTGGTGGTGGTGGATATGGATGAAGCTGAGCAATTTCGAACGGATAACAAACGCATGTTGAAGCGCGTagagattaggggttttgtgAAGCTCCAGATTGGAAACTGTAAACGAAGCATCGAACAAGTTGCAACGTTCATCGTTAAgaaatgaaaaccctaatttcgagtaacaaaaaaaaaccaaaatagaTTCGGTTCAgaaatgaaaaccctaatttcgagtaacaaaaaaaaaccaaaatagaTTCGGTTCGGAGAAAGAAAAATCGCGTTGAAAGAAATTTTGGAAAAAAGTCGCCGTTGCCGGGTAAAACCCTAATTTCGAGtaacaaaaaaaaaccaaaatagaTTCGGTTCGGAGAAAGAAAAATCGCGTTGAAAGAAATTTTGGAAAAAAgtcgccgttgccggggatcgaACCCGGGTCACCCGCGTGACAGGCgggaatacttaccactatactacaacgacttGTTGATGTATAGTGGTAATtcatatgataaaataaaaaacaaatggaCCAGTTTTCCTTCAGCCATTTAACATTCATCTCGTCTACCTCGTCGTTCTCCCTATATTCATTTTCTTCCGGATTCATTGTTTTCTCTGGGCACTCGCTCCGTTGATTCCTCCATTTTCCAACCACTCACACTCTCTCAGTTCACCGATCACCATGTCTTTTCTCCTCCGATCAAACAAATCTAAGCTCTTATattcctcttcttctctctctAGAGCCTTCTCCTCCATCCCCCGCTCCAACAACCAGATCGGATCCATCTCTCCCGCCGCCACCGAACTCTTTCACCGCAACTCCGCTACTCTCCCCATCGGTACCGATTCTGCAATTGcttcaattattttattattttaattcatcCTGAAATATATAGTTATGCTTATTTTCGTTCTCTTCTGGAATcgcgagtttttttttttaatatataattagtgTGTATGTGTTTCTATTAGCTGATGCTACTGAGTTTTCATGTTCTGATATCTCGTTTCAGCAGAAGAAAACCCTACCAAGGGATACTCGGTTGGTTTCCCCAAAAATCCTGAGAGTAAGCTTGGTGCTGATTCTAATGTCATCAATTCTTTGGTACGTTTATTTTCTCATCACTGGCGTCTGTTTTTGTGTTCTGTAAAATGATTTTAAATTTGTAGCTATCATAAGTGGAGTGAAATATGTTGAAGGCACCTTTGACTCACAATTGCTTATATAATGTTACATCTTATTGTTTTTTCCTTTGTAATATTTGTCTGGAGCACCACACCTCTGAAAAAAAAGGTGTATTTGTGTCAGTGTCGGCGTCTGATACCGACAGCAATACTTGTGATTACgtttactttattcatttttcaaattattattggtgTTGACGTGTCATTGTCGGTGTCGTGTTTCCGGTATCTGTTCTTCATAGTTCTCTAACTTTGTGGCTGCTGCTGTAGGCAATAGCGTAGGGGAATTCTAACAAACCGCAAACCGCAACAAGGTGTTCTTGCTGTTTCTACATTACAATTAACTGATGAgatgttttgttttgaaaatgagtgATTTTTAATTAATGTGGAAAAACAGCTTGTTTATTAATGTTCTTGTTTGTCAATAATTATGGAAGGAAACTTTTAATCAACAGTTTTGCATTggtatattttttatattcttcCAAGTTCTTCTAAAAATATGAATTGTTATATGAGAGCTACAAGTTCATTGCCATCTTTAATGCTTAAGTCTATCTGTGTTGAACCACCTTTGGTTCCGTaatccttattttcttctgtttcaAGGGCTTCTTGATAATTGAAAGCTGTATTTATTATCAAATTGGTTCAAGATTGCCTTATCCTTCTATGGAAAGACTTCTCTGTGCTTTCTATAACCCTGTCTGCAAATAATTCCCTTGAGACTCTATTCTCATTTGTAACTTCTTTTGTACCAGTTGGCTAGGAAGTAGTTTTGTACAAGTGAATTAAGATTCTTTAGAACTGAACGGTTAACTTGGTTAGAAATTCGCCAGTTAGATACAAGGATGTAGTAAATAATACAATGCAAGTAAAATATGACAGAGTACCTCTAGCtgcttttccaatctcttttgaaCTTTAATTTGTTGCCTTAGTGCTTCTGCTATAGTATAGTCTTTCACTTATAAGTTAGTACTAGTACCCTGAGATTTTGAAATTGGATACCATTCATATTGTTTGAATGTCCTATAATACGCGGTCTTCATATATATTATTCTTTTCCATTTTAAAATATGATGGGATTTGCTTTCTTTCTATTTTGTTACTTTCTTGACTGTCAGTTCCTAAAATCTGACTATTTAATCAACAAATTGTGATATATATGATCatttttttatactatttttgcagcAATTTGAATATGTGAAAGAGGAATCGtaattttcttaaatttaaaatCACTATTCAAACACCTGTTTTTCTGTAAGTACTGTTCAATGCACACCCAAACTCAAATAGTTAATTCAACATAAGCTCTCATGCAAAGAGCTCTTATGTCATAAGCACTAAAATAAGTTATTTATCTGAGCAGGACCTATGTTGCACATGATTATAGGCTAATGGAAAGGAGTCAAATAACAATTCTAACTAACAACTGGAACGAGATTTCCCACTTTTTCTTCTGTGCATCTCTCAATTATCTGGTCTTTCTTAGATTTTAGAGACTCGTGTCTTGTTATTGCAAGCATTACAAAGCTTGATATTATGATAGGGTCAAACAAAGTTGTGAACTGTTTATATATAAGTCATTTATGCTCAcacataatatatataatatagaaGATGTTATAATATGTAGATATACCTATTAAGAATATTTTGTTTTTTGGGAAGGCCGTGGCCTAGTCCCATCTTGCATAGTATATAGTTTATTTTCCTTCCTTTTTAGTTCTAGAACGCAAAATAGTGAAATAAATGCATTATTCCAGATAATGTGAATCATAATCACTAGTTTTTCTTAGTTTTGTTACATTTCTAATTGCCCGGAATTGTTCTCTTATGTCAGAGATGTCAGGCTCTTGGACTGGACACTAATGTGCTGGCTGGAGCTAGATATGGCACTCAAGTTTATGCAGCCAAGAGTCCAATGCTATTGGTGAGTTACTTTATCATCTGTGAATTAAACCTATTCTATTTGGCTTTCCTGATGTGGTTGAtaacatttacatttcaatagGGAGTCAGAACTCTGATGGCAAGAAACTTTGTGAGAAGCGTGGCTGCTGACACGCTGGGACTGGCTGGTCAGAGACGTTTTATGAGTGACATCCCAAGTAAAACCAGTGAGATAAAGTCACCTTCCGGTTTTCGCCCGTTATCTCCTCATCTTCCTCTTTATCAGCCCCAGctttcttcaactctttcaatttGCAATAGAATTGCCGGAGCTTTCCTAGCAGCTGTCACCTTGCTTTTTTATATGATATACATGAAATTGGGTTTGGTTACTCTCACCTATGATTCATTCTACCAGTTTGTATTCTATTCATCAAAACTTCACCTACTCGCAGTTGAGATTTCTGCCTTAGCCATGTCCTATCATCTGTATAGTACAATTCGTCACTTATTTCTATGATATCAAAGTCAACTGATATCTAAGCAGTATGTTTGATCCTGAGGTAATTTTATCTCTTCAttcatatttgatttttcttggtTGTAAATCAATTATTCAGCTTTTGGAAATTATGCTTCAGTACCTTGTTTTTGACATAGATTAATGTCATATTTTCAGGTGGAACTTGCTTGCACATGTCATCAGACTTCATCCGTCGAGCACTGTTAATCTGCTTTATGTAGTTTTGCTATtaccaaaataataataacttaGAATTTCTTGCTTAATGCTGAGCATAACTATATTTGTTTTGCATCTAAGATTTCAGTGATGTATATTTTTGCATCCCCTCAAGTTGCAAGTAATTGTCGTATTCAATAAAGCATTTGAGTTTAGTGACTCATGAAATACATTATCTCATATTTGTCTGATGTTGATGAAAATTTATCTCATATTCTTGCTTATGCTGTGATCTAATGTCACTTCCAGACAGCATTGTTAATCTTAAGCATCTATCTCAGGTCCATTCATAACTTAGTTACCTGGTTGTGAACCTTAGGTACAAGGCCATGTTGTACGGTTATTATATGATTAGAGATTTTAAGTATATTGGTCCATTCTTTTACTGAGAACTGTGATATTATTAGTTGACATGTTGTCTCGGGGATAAAATAATAAGGTTTGCTTGGGAGATTTCACAATCTATATATACAGCAGTAAATAGCCGTGAAGTGTGTTGTTAATGATGGGAATTTTACTGGAGGAAAAGTAGTAAAATACAGCTAATGAAAGGATAAATAAATTTCTAGTAGTGATAGTGATCGAAACCCGATAATTGAATTACCATGAAAtaacaattttattaaaaaatgggaTAGAATAGGAGAGAATCTCTCCTCAAGGGTTTCCCCTTCACAATAGAGAATACTCTTTtcacaatttcaaattcaatattcaaAGATGCTCTGTACTCTCTGTGTTCTCTTATTTATACACATGCTCTCTATAACAAACTCAACTAACTGAGGAACAAGTTAACTAACTAATTTCTATAACAACTCTTAATTACTTTAACTACTCTAATATGCATCATTAACTGATAGTTTGTTGGTGTTATTGCTTGTTTGGAATAAAGTAATCTTGTTCTTCCAATTTCTGCATATTAGGAAACTCCCTTAAAAGAAGCCACATGCTTAACACTAGGGAGATGCTGTGAAAATAATTTTATCCTAGGGAAAGGAGAGGTTCTTAAAATAGAGGCATTGTGTTTTAAAAAAGTAAACTAAGAAACTATTCCAAAGTGAATGAATGCATATCTAATGAGGTTgtaacaaaacaaatattttgaGAGAGAGTAATGTTGGACCTTAAGATCTGTGAAATACTTTAACATTTCACCCTTACAGTTACATTTTCCTTTTGTGATGACGCTCCCATGTTCTTTCTTACCatgtttttaaaacattattgAGACATAATTTGATCtttcaataaatttaaattggTTGCTTGTATAATTTATATCTTCTGGTGTGGGTATTCTGAATATTACATTGACTTAAAAGTTTAATACAGAGGGCGATGGTTCAAAAATCTATGTTAGTTGCATTTCTTTCCGCGATCCAGTTTGTGAAGATATTGTGGAGGCCTACAGGATACAGGGAAATTCCTATGCTGACAAATGCATCTGTCTAGTTTCACGCTCGCCAAGTTTCAGTGTGCTAAGGAGTGCCCTAGAGGAactgtttgttttatgtttctCCCCAACTGGAAGTAGGTAAGTGTATGTTCTCCATGATGGTAAAAACTTAACCAGCTTTCTTATGGATCCGCAGCTATTGAGATTGTGACAACCTTTGTGTATGTTCTGCACAACAGTCTCAAAAtttgggttgggcctaactcaacccagTGTTATCAAATAGCGGCACCATGGCCGCTATGGAGGATATTCATGACAGTTTTCAGGCTCACTTCTATGGTAAATATCATCCGATATTGCGGATTTTTCCGCCATAATCTGCTATAGCGGCGGAatggcgggattttggctctccgccatggACCGCCTTTTGCCATCGACAACACTAACTCAGCCCTACAAAACCGGCATGTAAGATGATGATCGTCCCCATTTATAAACACAACACAGGCCATATCTCTTAGCAATGTGAGACTAAATGCACAtcttcaaacccaacacaaagaaggTATTGGGGGCTTACAATGAAGACAAGTTAAATGCCGCTATTAAGGCGACTAGGGGCGGACCGCAATTAAGGCGGAAATTCCAACACACACCCTCACACTTGGGCCTCAATGAGCCCGAAGCGTGGACGACACGGGAAGCCCAACAATGAATCTaggataggctctgataccatctcagaatttgggttgggcctaactcaaccctacaaaaccagcaaaccggcttgtaaggtgaggattgaccccacttataaacacaacatATGCCATGTCTcttagcaatgtgggactaaatccACCTCTTCAAACCCGACACAATGAAGGTGCTGGGGGCTATAATGAAGGCTAGCCAAATGTCGCAATTAAGGCAACTAGGGGCGGACCGCAATTAACGCGGGAATTCCAAAAAACAGAAACCAAAGCCTTTTGTTATGATCCAAATTGAAGAAAAGCCATGTCATCAAAGTGAGTCATTAAAATGGTTAGAGAAAAGAGACATGTGTCACTTGATCCATCAATTAAGGGAATAGAGTTAACAAGAAATATTCTCTTAATCTTCTATAAAGGGAGCATTGATTGGCATCAAAGGtatggaagaaaattgatgaatcactcCTCTCTCCCCTTTGGTACTCTCTTGAGAGTAAGGATTAAGTCTTATACTTAATCTTCTTCTATCCTCTTACTAGTTCCTTAATTTGTCAGTTTGCATTGTATTCACTTAATTCCTATTGGATTGTTTCTAATGAATTCTATATAAAGATACATTTCTCCGACTGTCTATATTTTCTCTGTATtccatattttcatattttcaaaggGGCTAAACCCTTACATTGGTGCTTTCATATCTCGCCATGGCAGATAATACTTGTTTGAATGGTTTGGAGGCAGCCATCAAAAGACTCAACGCCACAATGAAAACATTCATGGAAAAGGAAGATGTACGTTATGCTGAGTATAAGATGTTACGCACAACTAATGCCTTGCGTTTGGACCGCGTTGAGGAGCAATTGGTTGCACTTAAAGTGAGCTATGCTTCTAATGGTGATTTGGACTCATTTCTGCAATCTCCAGAGAATCAATCGTTGGTGATTCTTACAAGAATGACTGACCAACCGCAAGAAGAGATCGATGATTCTGATCTCCTCGATGTTGAGGTATTGACTACCCCATACACGACTGCTGAGACGAGTACTCTTTCAGAAGCTTTAAGTGAAACTTTATTAGTTGTTGATGCTTCTAACCTGAGTAGTGATCGAGTCATTGAGCCATCGATTTCCAATTTTTATGCGGTTTCCACAATCAAAGGTTTTATTCCTTCCATTGTCGGACACGATTGTTATAGCAAGGAGAAGACAACAACCGAAGTCGATAGCAAGCGACCGGGGTCTTTAACGGTGATTGTCAGAAGGAATTTCAGTCCCGTTGTGATGCTTACCCTGCCTATGATTCCTTTATTGGATCCATATGACTTAGTCTTCATTCTGCCGCCGCCGCTCGCACCACCATGGCTACATCACTCACTTTACACAAGACCGCTTAAATCATTAACCTCAATCAAGGTAAACAACCTTATTCACTATCTCCAATTTAAGCAGAATATTTTAATTGGAACTCAATATCACAACACACCCATAATTGATCCCCAAATTCCAAGCGTTTGTGTGTTAACATGTTATTCTTATGCTTATAAGAATATTGTGTCCTTAATTGATGCCCACTATCTGTTTGTCAAAATTTCCCTCACAGTTGATTTCTCTTTTGACACTTTTACAAGCTTGTTGAGTATGATGAAAATTATTGGACAAATAGATATGGACTCCCAGTATTCTGCAAGTAATAATTTGCTTCATAATTATCATGTTTGTAGTAATGGTTTTCCATCTAGTGGACTTGGACTTGAGTTTGGTTTAATTTCTATTGTTGGATCACTCCCCCTTTCATATGATTTATTGGCTAGCTTTGCTTGTAATTCTTGTGGTATGATTCTGAATCGTAACCTGAGCTGTCATGATTTTGTGAGTCTTTTCTATTGCTGCCACATTGAGCTCTTACTAGTATTATACTCATCTCATTGCCAAACCAAACTTAAGGGTGGGAATTGGTTGTCAATTATGATTGTTGAAAGAACTGCTCAAGTTAAATTACAAGAGCTACTGAGCTTCCATCATTTTGCTATGttaaatgtggttgttgtgtaTGACTTGACTCTTAATGGAGTTTTGGGTTGTAAGGTCATGCCACTACAAAGTTTTGATGATTCTAGTGGTAATCACAATGCACATTCAAGATATAAGCTTGGACTTTAGCATCTCAGTGGAATGCAAGGAATTAATTTATGCCTATTTCATTGGCTCTGAGTTGGAACTCTCGTGTTTTTCTTGGCTTGGATAAGCTTGTTAATAATGGTAATTTCAACCTCTCTACCATTTCAATGGTTGGTTCATTTGGATATCCTGTTTCACAATGTGCTTTTCCTACCATTACTTTACACAATTTCAACTCAATTTCACATAAACTTACCCAAACATAAATTACTTTACACCAAACTCACTTTTaaccaaaatcaattttaaataatcatttctCTCATATTCAATCACTTTTCATAGGCTACAGCTTCATCTCCTTCATTTTTTTTCCATCTTCTTTACCTCAACCATTTATACAAATCCAAAAAATTTAATTACcttcaataaaaaaaactattttttcctGTTAATTCATTTGTTAATGCAGGAAATGGGTTAACAGCAAAAGTAAACCAATTCAAGTTTCTGGAAGTGCTAAACATGAGCTAAACATGAGCTCAAGTTCTAATTATGGGAAAATTCTACTATCAATTTCCCTCTGATAAATCTGAGTTTGGTTTTGCTTTATAATAATAATGTTATTATTTGCCTCTTAAAGTGATTTTACATATGTATATACATAGAAAGACAATGCACAATAAACTCTGGTGAAGAAAATGCCATCCCATATAGAACATCCAAAACTCTCCTTTTATCatctttattatatattatataaaagtgTACAAGAGGCCTGACGACCcaaaaatgatgaaaatggaCAACTCAAAGAGCTAATAATTCATCACTACTCAACTAATGTATGCATAGTTACAGCTTACAAGTACTTGAAGATTCTAAGCATTAGGTTCGAATTCACTGTGCTGGAACCTGAACTGCTTTCTGAAAGAATGGATGAATACTATTTACTTACTCAAACATAGTTCTTCCGATGAATGGAGGCTTGAATGAGTTTAGTGCTAAGTTATAACTTGCGTCTCCTTGCAAGACATACCTGTTTGCTTGTAGTTGTCCAAAGGATGTTTAAAGTGTGCAGTCCCTCAGCCTATTTGCTCTACCTTTTTGGCAGTATTAACAAATTTTGCGCCTTTATCAAATCCCTCCAACAAAATAATCCGCACCACTTCTAATCCATCATGTTGTAGGGTAAAATTCAGCTGAAAATTATGATTGTAATTATTAACATGTATCCATGTGCATATAACGTCCAGTTTGTTAATTCAAACTTCAAAACGAAAGGAAAGGAAATACATACTTCTTCTCTTTCCTGTTTAGTGAATTGTCGAATAACGAATGAGATAGGATCCATTTTCCCTGGAGGTCGTCCAATACCTAATAAAGTCAACAATAAATTGACAATATTATAAGCGACTGTAGTGTAGATAAACATTTCAATCCTAAGAACAACATGAACTTACCAATTCTTAAGCGAGGAAAACCAGAGTTCCCTTTTAAGTGATTAATAACACTTTTCATTCtgcaagaaaaacaaaattagtGATGCTTAAATATAAACTCAATAGGATATCAAACCAAACCCAAACAAATGCTGCAATGAAGTAAAAAGAGAGTGAAACTAAAGATGATTATAGTTATACCCATTGTGACCTCCATGTCCACCCTTTGATAGAAGCCTCAGTTTAGCAAAAGGCAAGTCCATGTCGTCAAAGATCTGAAAAGAAAAATATTGGTTGAAATGAACACTCAAGCAGATCATCCTTTGACTTTTTCTTCATCACTTGTTGCAAATAAAAGAGTATAGTAATAGCATAGTTATTTTACCACAATTACTTGCTTCAATGGAATCTTGTAATATGAAACTATGGCCCCAACCTTCAAAATAGATTCCAACACCAGCAACTCAGcatcaaaataaaaaacatttattattATAGTAAATTCCTAGAACTAGAAGCATGGATACAATAAAGGACAAGGATATGCACTACTGCCTTGATATGGACAAGGGGAAACAACAAACTTTTTCAAATTATAAGACATGACACAACTATACTGCACCAAATAAAATTAGccttataattaataaataaataaatacaaatctTAAATCAAAAAAGAGAATTTAGCTAACTTAATTCTACATACACACACATTAAAATCCCATCATTTATCTATTCTTAATGTATTGGAATATGGGCAAAAAGGGGGGGCCTAATGTTAGGATAGAAGGGAAGAAACAGCTGCTGAAGTTAGTTAGAAGGGAACAGTTACATAAATAAGGGGATCTGACGGCAGAGGGATAATTCAAATTTCTTGGCATTGCGTGAACAGAGCCATGGTTCAATTGTAAGAGGAAACCCATATAGAGGGGAATTCTTTATTCTATTCCCACTCTTCATTAAACTATCCATCTCCTTTCATTGCTTATATCAATTTCCATTTCTCTTCC contains:
- the LOC131603890 gene encoding succinate dehydrogenase cytochrome B subunit, mitochondrial-like isoform X1, whose protein sequence is MSFLLRSNKSKLLYSSSSLSRAFSSIPRSNNQIGSISPAATELFHRNSATLPIAEENPTKGYSVGFPKNPESKLGADSNVINSLRCQALGLDTNVLAGARYGTQVYAAKSPMLLGVRTLMARNFVRSVAADTLGLAGQRRFMSDIPSKTSEIKSPSGFRPLSPHLPLYQPQLSSTLSICNRIAGAFLAAVTLLFYMIYMKLGLVTLTYDSFYQFVFYSSKLHLLAVEISALAMSYHLYSTIRHLFL
- the LOC131603890 gene encoding succinate dehydrogenase cytochrome B subunit, mitochondrial-like isoform X2 yields the protein MSFLLRSNKSKLLYSSSSLSRAFSSIPRSNNQIGSISPAATELFHRNSATLPIEENPTKGYSVGFPKNPESKLGADSNVINSLRCQALGLDTNVLAGARYGTQVYAAKSPMLLGVRTLMARNFVRSVAADTLGLAGQRRFMSDIPSKTSEIKSPSGFRPLSPHLPLYQPQLSSTLSICNRIAGAFLAAVTLLFYMIYMKLGLVTLTYDSFYQFVFYSSKLHLLAVEISALAMSYHLYSTIRHLFL
- the LOC131603891 gene encoding uncharacterized protein LOC131603891, with protein sequence MADNTCLNGLEAAIKRLNATMKTFMEKEDVRYAEYKMLRTTNALRLDRVEEQLVALKVSYASNGDLDSFLQSPENQSLVILTRMTDQPQEEIDDSDLLDVEVLTTPYTTAETSTLSEALSETLLVVDASNLSSDRVIEPSISNFYAVSTIKGFIPSIVGHDCYSKEKTTTEVDSKRPGSLTVIVRRNFSPVVMLTLPMIPLLDPYDLVFILPPPLAPPWLHHSLYTRPLKSLTSIKEMG
- the LOC131603887 gene encoding peptidyl-tRNA hydrolase, chloroplastic-like, coding for MNVATCSMLRFHFPILNFTKPLISTRFNMRLLSVRNSPASYISTTTTEPAKSKKNEPWLIVGLGNPGKKYAATRHNVGFEMVDAIAEAEGISMSSVSFKALFGKGFIGDVPVLLAKPQTFMNASGESVGAIVSYYKIPLKQVIVIFDDMDLPFAKLRLLSKGGHGGHNGMKSVINHLKGNSGFPRLRIGIGRPPGKMDPISFVIRQFTKQEREELNFTLQHDGLEVVRIILLEGFDKGAKFVNTAKKVEQIG